Genomic segment of Bacteroidota bacterium:
CGCCTGCTAAAGAAGATGAATATTGAAATTCAAGTAGTTGAAGAACCGATGCCTAATTATGAAACACGAAAGGCAATGAATGACGTAGAAAACAAAAAAGGCATACAGTCGAAAGACTCACAAGAACTTTTTAATACTCTCGGAATTTAATGTATCAACTTGTTTTTACTAATAAGTTTAGGAAAGATGTTAAGCTTCTTCAAAAGAGAGGTTATGACATGAATTTGTTGAAAAATTCTATTAGAAAGCTTGAAGAATCAGGAGCACTTCCGAGTGAAAATAAACCACATAAATTAGCAGGAGAATATTCAGGCTATTGGGAGGCTCACTTAAAACACGATTGGCTGATTATTTGGAAAGTATTTCTTAATGAAAACGAAATTTGGCTGACTCGAACCGGCACACACTCTGACTTATTTTAAAATCAACTTATATTTTATTAGGGTGAAATTCATAACGAAGTGAAGAATATTTAACAGGGAATATTGGAATTTGGAATTTAAAATAGAAAATCCCAATAAACAAATCACAAATCTCAAATAAATCTCAATAAACAAATCCCAATACCCAAACTCTGTATCTGCAAAGTTTGGAGTTTGATTAGCAAATGTTTGAAATTTGAATATTGAAAATTGGAATTTATTTGGAATTTGAATATTGAGTTTTGGAATTTATTTGTTATTTGAATATTGAAAATTGGAATTTATTTGGAATTTGGAAATTGAGTTTTGGAAATTATCCATACGGACT
This window contains:
- a CDS encoding type II toxin-antitoxin system YafQ family toxin; the encoded protein is MYQLVFTNKFRKDVKLLQKRGYDMNLLKNSIRKLEESGALPSENKPHKLAGEYSGYWEAHLKHDWLIIWKVFLNENEIWLTRTGTHSDLF